GATGTGGTGTCGATCGGTAGGAGTCCGGCCGGCTCGATTCACTCTCGACGACATTGATCACCCAGGAGGCGTCCGCCAGTCCGGGGACTTTCTGTTGAAGGTCCCGTGCCTGCCCGGCAGTGGCGTCGGGCTTCAAGTTGACGGTCACTCGCATCGCGTCGTCCCGCCACGACGTGACCACGGACTCCGCGACCGGTGACTGCGCGGCCTGCAGCCATGCGGAGAAGCCGTCGGCGATCCGGTCGCCGTCGGGAGTCCCCGGCCCGGCGCTGCGCCCGTAGCCGACGGAGGCCCTGGAGGTGTCGTCGAGATAGTTGCTCGGGCGCGGATGAGCGGGGTAGGTCAGAACCAGCTCCGCCGAGTTCGCCGTCTCGAACCCCGCGGCGCCGGCCAGGGCAACGAAAGTGCGACCGACCTCGGCGGCCTGCGCGGGGGTCGAACCTTCGTCGAGGGAAGCACGCACCGTGAAGCGTTCGCCGGAGGTGAAGTCGTTCTTGTAGTCCGGTTCGGCCTTCGACACCCCGGGCAAGGAACTGATCTGTCGCGCGACGCTGTCGGCCTCCTCCTGCCGGTTTCCCATCAGCACGTCGCCGACCCACGCACAACCCGTCGTGGTGGTGCCGATCACCACGGCCGACGTGGCCAAGGCGGCCACTACCCGAACAGCGCTATCCCGCATCAGTGATCGCCCCCGTCGTCGCTGCCACCCGTTACCCCCCAGCGCTGCCCTCTACAGCGTCAACAACATCCGGGTATTGCCCAACGTGTTGGGCTTGACGTAGGACAGGTCGAGGAACTCCGCCACACCGGTGTCGTACGAGCGGCACATCTCCTCGTACACCTCGGCGGTCACCGGGGTGCCGTCGATCTCCTCGAAACCGTGCTTGCCGAAGAAATCCACCTCGAAGGTCAGCACGAATATCCGGCTCAGGTGCAGCTCGCGTGCGACGTCGAGCAACTGCTCGACCAGTAGGTGCCCGACCCCCGTACCGCGGACTTTCGGGTGCACCGCCACCGTGCGTACCTCGCCGAGGTCGGCCCACAGCACATGCAGTGCGCCGCATCCGACGAGCTCTCCGTCGAGTTCGGCCACCCAGAATTCCTGCACCGCCTCGTACAACGTGACCAGGTTCTTCTCCAGCAGGATCTTTCCCGCGTAGACGTCGACCAGGCCCTTGATCGCCGGAACATCGGACGTGCGGGCGCGGCGCACCACAGGGCGCCGGCGCGGCTCGACACTGCCTGGGTTCACAGGCGCAAGAGTATCCGTTCCGGCAACCGATATTCTGTTGCGGTGCCGGGCAAACCTTCTACCGATCCGGTGGTCCCGCGTGCGCGCGTGGCCAACCTCGCCAACGTGCTCACCGGGGTACGGATGGTGCTTGTTCCGGTCTTCCTCGTCTTTTTGTTCGTCGGCGACGGTCATGAATCCGGCTGGCGTATCGCGGCTTTCGCGGTGTTCGCGGTAGCGGTCATCACCGACCATCTCGACGGGGCGTTGGCCCGCAGCTACGGCATGATCACCGAGTTCGGCACATTGGCCGATCCGATCGCCGACAAGGCGCTGATCGGCGCGGCGCTGATCGGTCTTTCGATCCTTCACGACCTGCCGTGGTGGATCACCGCTGTGGTGCTGACTCGTGAGATCGGAATCACGGTGCTGCGATTCGCGGTGCTGCGGCACGGCGTCATCCCGGCCAGTCGCGGCGGCAAGCTCAAGACGCTGGTGCAGGCCGTGGCCATCGGGCTGTTCATCATGCCGCTGCACTCGTGGCCCGCCATCTGGCTCGACGTGGCCTGGGTGATCATGTGGGCAGCCGTGGTGCTGACCGTGCTCACCGGTGCCGACTATGTCATCTCCGCGATCAGGGATTCACGTGGACGATCCGCTGCTCACTGACGACGCCAGGGCACTGGTGGCCGACCTGACCGTGCGCTCACAGAGCGTGGCCACCGCCGAATCGCTGACCGGTGGGCTGCTCGCGGCGACGCTGGCGGGGGTGACCGGGGCCAGTTCGGTGCTGCAGGGCGGCCTGATCACCTACAACGAGGACACAAAGATCTGGCTGGCCGGGGTGGCGCCCCAGGTGCTCGACGCGGTGGGCCCGGTGGCGGCCCCGACCGCGCGGGCACTGGCGGTAGGGGCTCGCCAGCGTTGCGCAGCTACCTGGGGTGTCGGTCTGACCGGGGTGGCAGGGCCTGAGCCGCACGGTGGACACCCGGTGGGGACGGTGTTCATCGGATTGGCAGGCCCGGTCGACACCGAGGTCGTCGAACTCGCCCTGTCCGGGTCGCGGTGGGACATCCGCCGCGCCGCCGTCGACGAGGCCATCGCCCGGTTGCGCTTTCTGGTCGAGAATCAGTAGCCCGGATCGGTCATCGGACTCTCGGGAACCATGCGGTGGTCCACGGCGTTGGTCAGTAAGCGAACCTGTGACAGGCCAGGCGAAGGAGGGCACGATGACGGCATTGCTGCGTGAGGTGATTGGCGACGTGCTGCGTAATGCCCGTACCGAACAGGGCCGGACGTTGCGTGAAGTGTCCGACTCGGCCCGGGTCAGCCTCGGGTACCTGTCTGAAGTGGAGCGCGGCCGCAAAGAGGCCTCCAGCGAGCTGCTCAGCGCCATCTGCGACGCGCTGGATGTGCCACTGTCGCGGGTACTCAGCGACGCCGGGGAGAACATGGCCGAGCGCGAACACGCCTCAGCGGCAGTGCAGCCCTCCGGCCGTGTCGAGGCGGCTGCCAACCTCGCGCACATCGACGCGGCTACCAAGGTGGTCATCCCGCAGGTCGTGTCGATGGCCGTCGCGTGACGATGACCTGAGATCACGACCTGGATGCCGTACTGATCACGCCGTGTGTCAACGGGTACGAAATTTTCGCAAAACACCCACGCGAACAGGCTGCGGGACTGTGGCTGCATGTCGAGAACCGATAAGTTGGCATCAGAGGAATTGCGGCAACCTGAAGTAGTAGGACCCGATCACTGGCTCGACATGTCGGCCTGACCGACAAGCCCGACAGATAAGGCGGAACGAACCCATGGCCAATCCTTTCGTCAAGGCGTGGAAGTACCTGATGGCGCTGTTCAGCTCCAAGGTCGACGAATACGCCGACCCGAAGGTGCAGATCCAGCAGGCCATCGAGGATGCGCAGCGTCAGCACCAGGCCCTCACCCAGCAGGCGGCGCAGGTCATCGGCAACCAGCGCCAGCTGGAGATGCGGCTCAGCCGCCAGCTCGCAGACATCGAGAAGCTGCAGGTCAACGTTCGTCAGGCGCTGACACTGGCCGATCAGGCCACCGCTGCCGGTGACGCGGCCAAGGCCACCGAATACAACAACGCCGCCGAGGCATTCGCCGCCCAACTCGTCACCGCCGAGCAGAGTGTCGAGGATCTCAAGGGCCTGCACGATCAGGCCCTGCAGGCCGCCGCGCAGGCCAAGAAGGCTGTCGAGCAGAACGCGATGATGCTGCAGCAGAAGATCGCCGAGCGCACCAAGCTGCTGTCCCAGCTGGAGCAGGCCAAGATGCAGGAGCAGGTCAGCGCCTCGCTCCGTTCGATGAGCGAGGTTGCCGCGCCGGGCAATACCCCCAGCCTCGACGAGGTCCGCGACAAGATCGAGCGCCGCTACGCCAACGCCATCGGGCAGGCCGAGCTGGCACAGAACTCCGTGCAGGGCCGCATGATGGAGGTACAGCAGGCCAGCGTCCAGATGGCCGGACACTCCCGGCTGGAGCAGATCCGAGCCTCGATGCGCGGCGATTCGCTGCCCAGCGGCGGTGCGTCCCCGGCCACACCGGCCTCCCCGGCCACCAATCAAACCCCCGCCACGCCCGAAAACCCGCTCGGGCAATAGTGATTCGAGTGTCCTAGATCATGGCTACCAACACCGGTCGACCCGAAGTCTGGAAGTCGTTGGTGCAACGGGGGATTGACACCGCGGCAGACCTGTCGGGGGCGCTGACCGAAAAGCTCAGCGCCGCCGCCGATCCGCGCGCGAAGCTGTTGCGCAAACGGCGGTGGGCACTGCGCTTCGCGGTGTTCTTCACCCTGTCCAGTGGGTTCTGGGTGCTGGTCACGGCGCTGCTGGCGTCGTGGAGCACCCCGGTGTGGGGCCTGATCATCACGGGCGCGATCGCGGCGGGAGCGGCGTTCCCTGCGACGCTGTTCTGGCTGCGCTACCGCTGGTTGCGTACCGAACCGCTGCCGGCGGAGCGGCCCGTTTCCGGCCGTCGGTTGCCGCCGTGGGGCTCGGCGGCCCGCCAGCCCATGGCGGCCCTGATGGCCTCGGAGCGGGGCATGTTCTCGCTTCTCGGCGTGCTGGAGCGCGGCCGGATGCTGCCCGATGACGAACTACGGGAACTGACCGCGGTGGCCAACCACACCGCCCGCACCATGGCAGCCACCGCCACCGAGGTGGTCTCGATGGAGCGGGCGATCAGCAATGCTCCGCAATCGCGCCAGCATCTGGTGCCCACCATCAACGCCTTCACCGCCCAGCTCGGGCAGGGCGTGCGGCAGTACAACGAAATGGTCACTGCCGCAGCGCAACTCGTGTCGACGGTGAACAGCGGCCAGGGCGCGGCGTCGCCGTTGTCGCAGCAGCGTTACCGCAACGAGTTGACCGGCGCCACAGATCGCCTGGTCGGCTGGGCGCAGGCCTTCGACGAACTCGGTCAGCTGCGCCGCGCCTGAGCCAGCCCTAGAGCGACGGGCGCAGCGAAGGCACGACCACACCGACAAGACCGCGCACGGTGGCCTTGAGCATGTCGAACATGTCGAAGTAGTCGCGCCACAGCGTGATCCGGCCCTCGTGCACCTCGAACACCCCGCACACCCAGAACTGCAGGCGCATCGGTCCGAACACCAGGGCGTCGGTGCGCTCGGTGAGTACGGCGGCGCCGTCTGCGGCGATCCGGTGGATCTTGACCTCGAAGCCCATCCAGCCCGGCATCGAGCGGAACAGCTTCACCGCGCGGTTGCGGCCGTAGATGGTGGGGAATCCGACGTTCTGGTAGACGAGGTTCTGCGCCAGCGTGTTTTCGGCGGTGTCGAAGTCCTGCTCCTGCAGCGCGTTGAGGAACGTCTCGACCGTCCTGACAGTCGTGGACGAGGCCTGCGTAGCGGCGGTGGATTGGTCAGACATGCCCGAAGCCTAGTGGGGAACGGCTATGGCATGGTAGGCCGGTGCGCGTAGCGGTGGTAGCCGGACCCGATCCCGGACATGCCTTCCCGGCTCTTGCGTTGTGCCTGAAGTTCCTGGCCGCAGGGGACACCCCGACGCTGCTGACCGGGGTGCAATGGCTCGACACGGCTCGGGCGGCCGGCGTCGACGCCGTCGAACTGCTCGGCCTCGATCCGGCCGACGATGACGACGATGCCGACGCGGGCGCCAAGATCCACCAGCGCGCCGGACGCATGGCGCAGCTCAACGTCCCCGTGCTGCAGGAGCTGGGCCCTGATCTCGTGGTTTCCGACGTGATCACCGCCTGCGGCGGTCTGGCCGCCGAACTGCTCGGGCTGCCGTGGGTGGAGCTCAATCCGCATCCGCTGTACCTGCCGTCGAAAGGGCTGCCGCCGCTCGGCAGCGGGTTGGCTCCCGGCGTCGGCATCCGGGGCCGGCTGCGCGACACCGTGATGCGGGCCCTGACCGCGAGGTCGGTGCGCGCCGGTCTGGCGGAGCGGTCCGAGGTACGGGTCGCGATCGGTCTGCCCGCCCGCGATCCCGGCCCGTTGCGCCGGTTGATCGCCACCCTGCCCGCCTTGGAGGTGCCGCGCCCGGACTGGCCGGAGGAGGCCGTGGTGGTGGGCCCGCTGCACTTCGAACCCACCGACGCGGTGCTGGCGGTCCCTCCGGGGACCGGGCCGGTGGTGATGGTGGCTCCGTCCACCGCGACCACCGGGGCGCAGGGGATGACCGAGTTGGTCCTGGAGTCGTTGCGCCCGGGCGAGACCCTGCCCGACGGCGCGCGCGTGGTGGTCTCCCGGCTGGGCGGTGCCGATGTCGAGTTGCCCCCGTGGGCGGCGCTGGGGCTCGGCCGTCAGGACGAACTGTTGTCGCGTGCCGATGTGGTGATCTGTGGTGGGGGCCACGGCCTGGTGTCCAAGGCGTTGCTGGCCGGGGTGCCGATGGTCGTGGTGCCGGGCGGCGGAGATCAGTGGGAGATCGCCAATCGTGTGGTGCGGCAAGGGAGTGCGCAGCTGGTGCGGCCGCTTTCCGGAGAGGCGTTGACGGCTGCGGTCGGTGCAGTGCTCGGGTCCTCCTCCTACCGAGAGGCTGCCCGGCGCGCGGGAATCACGGCCGCGGAGGTGGCAGATCCGGTACGGGTGTGCCATGACGCACTCGTGGGTGCTGGGTAAGTTGGGCCTGTGCGGCTGACGGAATTCAATGACCTCGTCGAAGGCCAGTTCGGCTCGATGCGGGGTCGCTCGTTGCTCGTCGACCACGTGCTGACCGCTCTCGACGGGCGCACTGCCGCGCAGGCCATCGAGGACGGGGTCGAGCCGCGCAGCGTGTGGCGGGCGTTGTGCGCGGATTTCGACGTCCCGCGTGAGCAATGGTGAACGGATCACCGGTGAATCCACGGTGATCAGACCCGCTTCCCCTGTGCGCATTTTCGGCGTATACCGGAGTCATGGGTCTCGGTGACCATCCGACGCGGACACCCCTCTACGGTGTTCTGCTGGTGATCGCAGCGGTACTGCTGTGCTGGCTGGTGGCGTCCACCCTGGGCGGGTGGCAGGCGGCCATCGGATATTTCCTGGCCATCGCCGTCGGCGCCTTCGGGTTCGTCATGACGCTGCGGGATCTCGACAACTTCCCGAACTGGCGTCGCTGACCGGCATCGCCTCCGGCGTGTCACCTTGAATCGAACAGATGTTCGTCTAGTCTGGGTGCAGTTCGACTGAGCCGACTTGTCGGTGGCCTGCTCTAACGTCACGGCCAACCGATCGGAACACCGGTCAACACGACTACTCGGAGAGGCACCATCATGGCGCAGCAGGCCCCTGATCGCGAAAAAGCGCTCGAACTGGCGATGGCCCAGATCGACAAGAACTTCGGTAAAGGCTCGGTGATGCGCCTCGGCGAGGAGGTGCGCCAGCCCATCTCGGTGATCCCCACCGGGTCCATCTCCCTGGATGTGGCACTCGGCATCGGCGGGCTGCCGCGCGGCCGCGTGGTCGAGATCTACGGTCCGGAATCCTCGGGTAAGACCACGGTGGCGCTGCATGCGGTGGCCAACGCCCAGGCCGCAGGCGGTATCGCGGCATTCATCGATGCCGAGCATGCACTGGATCCCGAGTACGCCAAGAAGCTCGGTGTGGACACCGATTCACTGCTGGTCAGCCAGCCCGACACCGGTGAGCAGGCACTCGAGATCGCCGACATGCTGGTGCGCTCGGGCGCGCTGGACATCCTGGTGATCGACTCGGTGGCCGCGCTGGTACCCCGCGCCGAGATCGAGGGCGAGATGGGGGACAGCCACGTCGGTCTGCAGGCGCGCCTGATGAGCCAGGCACTGCGCAAGATGACCGGTGCGCTGAACAACTCGGGCACCACCGCGATCTTCATCAACCAGCTCCGCGAGAAGATCGGCGTGATGTTCGGCTCACCCGAAACCACCACGGGCGGTAAGGCTTTGAAGTTCTACGCCTCGGTCCGGCTGGACGTTCGGCGCATCGAGACGCTCAAGGACGGCACCGACGCGGTCGGTAACCGGACCCGCGTCAAGGTCGTCAAGAACAAGGTCTCGCCGCCGTTCAAGCAGGCCGAGTTCGACATCCTGTACGGCCAGGGCATCAGCCGCGAGGGTTCGCTCATCGACATGGGCGTCGAGCACGGGTTCATCCGCAAGTCAGGGTCCTGGTTCACCTACGAGGGTGAACAGCTGGGTCAGGGCAAGGAGAACGCCCGCAAGTTCCTGTTGGAGAACGTCGATGTCGCCAACGAGATCGAGAAGAAGATCAAGGAAAAGCTCGGTATCGGTGCTGTCGTGACGGCCGAGGCCAAGGCTGATGACGTCCTCCCCGCCCCGGTTGACTTCTGAGCCGTCGGGTAAGCCCGAGGACGAGCAGGCGCAGGACCCGCGTAAACGCGAGGAGCAGGCGAAGAACGTTTGTCTGCGCCTGCTCACCGTGCGGGCCCGCACCCGTGCCGAGTTGACCGAGCAACTCGCCAAACGGGGTTACGAAGAAGACCTCAGCGCCCGGGTGCTCAGCAGGCTGACCGAAGTCGGGCTGATCGATGATGAGGACTTCGCCGAACAGTGGGTGCGGTCCAGGCACGCCAACTCAGGAAAAGGCAAGCGCGCCTTGGCCGTCGAACTCCGTAAGAAGGGCGTCGACAAGGAAGTCATCGATGCCGCGCTGGCCGACCTGGATCCGGCTGCCGAACGGCAACGGGCCGAGCAGCTGGTTCGTGACAAGTTGCGTCGCGAACGGCTCGACGACGATGACGGCGATGTGAAGGTGACGCGGCGCCTCGTCGGCATGCTGGCCCGTCGCGGCTACAACCAGTCGATGGCTTTCGACGTCGTCAGCGTCGAGCTGGCCGGCGAGAGGGAGCGCCGCCGGGTATAGCGGCCGCATTGTGTCGCTATACCCGGGGTCAGTCCCGCTGGGTGTGCAGCACCTGCGCCCCCGGTGCGCCCTCCTGCTCGACGGCCTCGGCGTCCAGCGGGGCGGTGCCGCGAGCTGATCGGCGCAGCCGTTGTTCCAGCCGGGTGGCGAAGGAGGACAGGGCGAAGTTGATCGCGATCAACAGCAGTGCCACGACGATGAGCGCGGGCAGGTAATTGCGGTAGGTCGACCCCAGATTGGTGGTCTGGCGCACCACCTCCAGGAACGTGATCTGATACCCGATCGCGGTGTCTTTGAGGATCACCACCATCTGCGAGATCAGAACCGGCAACATCGAAGTGATGGCCTGCGGTAGCTGGATGTGCCGCATCGTCGGACCCCATCGCAGGCCGAGTGACGCTGCAGCCTCGACCTGACCCCGTGGCAGAGAGTTGACGCCGGCACGGATGATCTCGGCGATCACCGCACCGTTGTACAGAGTCAATCCGGTGACCACACCGGCCAGTGCCTGATACTTCGACGGGATGCCGTCGTAGAGGCCATAGGCCGCGAAGCTGAAGATCATCATGATCAGCACCGGCACCGCGCGGAAGAACTCGACCAATACCGCACAGGGCCAACGGATGAACACCACCGGTGTCATCCGACCGACACCGAGCAAGAAGCCCAGCACGAGGGCCAGCACGATCGAGAGCGCGGCCGCGGTCAGTGTGCCCTGGAGGCCGGGCAGCAGATAGGTCCGCCACAGATCGGCCGTCAGGAACGGCTGCCACTTGTCCCAGTCGAGCTGCCCCTTCTCCCAGAAGCGCCACAGCACGACGCCGATGAGGACGACCGTCACCGCGATCGTCAGCACGGCCGCGATGATGTTCCGCACCCGCGCCCGAGGGCCGGGTACATCGAAGAGAACCGAAGCGCCGGCCACTACCGCTGCACCGCCAATCTCTTGCCGAGCCAACCGAAGAGCAGACCCAACGGCAATGTCAGGATGACGAATCCGGCGGCGAAGATGGTGCCGACGGTCAGCAGTGCGGCGGTGTTCTCCGTCATGGTCTTCATCAGCCAGGCCGCCTCGACGACGCCGATGGTCGAGGCGATGGTGGTGTTCTTGGTCAGGGCGATGAGAACTGAACCCAACGGCAGGATCACCGCGCGAAAAGCTTGTGGTAGCAGGATCAACCGCAGGTTCTGGCCGAACGACAGGCCAAGGGAGCGGGCCGCCTCGGCCTGCCCGATCGGCACGGTGTTGACCCCGGCCCGCACTGTCTCACACACGAAAGACGCGGTGTAGACCGTCAATCCGAGTACAGCCAGGCGGAAGTTGCTGTCCACGATGAACGTCGGGGAATCGGACGCGGCCAACGTGATCCGCAGCGTCTGCCCCACCCCCAGCGAGCAGAAGATGATGATCAGCGTCAGCGGGGTGTTGCGGACGACGTTCACGTAGATGGCACCGAGCCAGTTCAGCACCGGCACCGGTGCCAGCCGCATCGCGGCCAGCACCG
The window above is part of the Mycolicibacterium fortuitum subsp. fortuitum genome. Proteins encoded here:
- a CDS encoding glycosyltransferase; this translates as MRVAVVAGPDPGHAFPALALCLKFLAAGDTPTLLTGVQWLDTARAAGVDAVELLGLDPADDDDDADAGAKIHQRAGRMAQLNVPVLQELGPDLVVSDVITACGGLAAELLGLPWVELNPHPLYLPSKGLPPLGSGLAPGVGIRGRLRDTVMRALTARSVRAGLAERSEVRVAIGLPARDPGPLRRLIATLPALEVPRPDWPEEAVVVGPLHFEPTDAVLAVPPGTGPVVMVAPSTATTGAQGMTELVLESLRPGETLPDGARVVVSRLGGADVELPPWAALGLGRQDELLSRADVVICGGGHGLVSKALLAGVPMVVVPGGGDQWEIANRVVRQGSAQLVRPLSGEALTAAVGAVLGSSSYREAARRAGITAAEVADPVRVCHDALVGAG
- a CDS encoding CinA family protein, encoding MDDPLLTDDARALVADLTVRSQSVATAESLTGGLLAATLAGVTGASSVLQGGLITYNEDTKIWLAGVAPQVLDAVGPVAAPTARALAVGARQRCAATWGVGLTGVAGPEPHGGHPVGTVFIGLAGPVDTEVVELALSGSRWDIRRAAVDEAIARLRFLVENQ
- a CDS encoding amino-acid N-acetyltransferase codes for the protein MSVAGTDTLAPVNPGSVEPRRRPVVRRARTSDVPAIKGLVDVYAGKILLEKNLVTLYEAVQEFWVAELDGELVGCGALHVLWADLGEVRTVAVHPKVRGTGVGHLLVEQLLDVARELHLSRIFVLTFEVDFFGKHGFEEIDGTPVTAEVYEEMCRSYDTGVAEFLDLSYVKPNTLGNTRMLLTL
- a CDS encoding amino acid ABC transporter permease, with translation MEIFTEYRDQIFAAFWITIRLTMYSAIGALILGTVLAAMRLAPVPVLNWLGAIYVNVVRNTPLTLIIIFCSLGVGQTLRITLAASDSPTFIVDSNFRLAVLGLTVYTASFVCETVRAGVNTVPIGQAEAARSLGLSFGQNLRLILLPQAFRAVILPLGSVLIALTKNTTIASTIGVVEAAWLMKTMTENTAALLTVGTIFAAGFVILTLPLGLLFGWLGKRLAVQR
- the pspA gene encoding phage shock protein PspA; this encodes MANPFVKAWKYLMALFSSKVDEYADPKVQIQQAIEDAQRQHQALTQQAAQVIGNQRQLEMRLSRQLADIEKLQVNVRQALTLADQATAAGDAAKATEYNNAAEAFAAQLVTAEQSVEDLKGLHDQALQAAAQAKKAVEQNAMMLQQKIAERTKLLSQLEQAKMQEQVSASLRSMSEVAAPGNTPSLDEVRDKIERRYANAIGQAELAQNSVQGRMMEVQQASVQMAGHSRLEQIRASMRGDSLPSGGASPATPASPATNQTPATPENPLGQ
- the clgR gene encoding transcriptional regulator ClgR, with amino-acid sequence MTALLREVIGDVLRNARTEQGRTLREVSDSARVSLGYLSEVERGRKEASSELLSAICDALDVPLSRVLSDAGENMAEREHASAAVQPSGRVEAAANLAHIDAATKVVIPQVVSMAVA
- a CDS encoding limonene-1,2-epoxide hydrolase family protein codes for the protein MSDQSTAATQASSTTVRTVETFLNALQEQDFDTAENTLAQNLVYQNVGFPTIYGRNRAVKLFRSMPGWMGFEVKIHRIAADGAAVLTERTDALVFGPMRLQFWVCGVFEVHEGRITLWRDYFDMFDMLKATVRGLVGVVVPSLRPSL
- the recX gene encoding recombination regulator RecX, translated to MTSSPPRLTSEPSGKPEDEQAQDPRKREEQAKNVCLRLLTVRARTRAELTEQLAKRGYEEDLSARVLSRLTEVGLIDDEDFAEQWVRSRHANSGKGKRALAVELRKKGVDKEVIDAALADLDPAAERQRAEQLVRDKLRRERLDDDDGDVKVTRRLVGMLARRGYNQSMAFDVVSVELAGERERRRV
- a CDS encoding DUF3046 domain-containing protein, translated to MRLTEFNDLVEGQFGSMRGRSLLVDHVLTALDGRTAAQAIEDGVEPRSVWRALCADFDVPREQW
- the pgsA gene encoding CDP-diacylglycerol--glycerol-3-phosphate 3-phosphatidyltransferase is translated as MPGKPSTDPVVPRARVANLANVLTGVRMVLVPVFLVFLFVGDGHESGWRIAAFAVFAVAVITDHLDGALARSYGMITEFGTLADPIADKALIGAALIGLSILHDLPWWITAVVLTREIGITVLRFAVLRHGVIPASRGGKLKTLVQAVAIGLFIMPLHSWPAIWLDVAWVIMWAAVVLTVLTGADYVISAIRDSRGRSAAH
- the recA gene encoding recombinase RecA gives rise to the protein MAQQAPDREKALELAMAQIDKNFGKGSVMRLGEEVRQPISVIPTGSISLDVALGIGGLPRGRVVEIYGPESSGKTTVALHAVANAQAAGGIAAFIDAEHALDPEYAKKLGVDTDSLLVSQPDTGEQALEIADMLVRSGALDILVIDSVAALVPRAEIEGEMGDSHVGLQARLMSQALRKMTGALNNSGTTAIFINQLREKIGVMFGSPETTTGGKALKFYASVRLDVRRIETLKDGTDAVGNRTRVKVVKNKVSPPFKQAEFDILYGQGISREGSLIDMGVEHGFIRKSGSWFTYEGEQLGQGKENARKFLLENVDVANEIEKKIKEKLGIGAVVTAEAKADDVLPAPVDF
- a CDS encoding amino acid ABC transporter permease encodes the protein MAGASVLFDVPGPRARVRNIIAAVLTIAVTVVLIGVVLWRFWEKGQLDWDKWQPFLTADLWRTYLLPGLQGTLTAAALSIVLALVLGFLLGVGRMTPVVFIRWPCAVLVEFFRAVPVLIMMIFSFAAYGLYDGIPSKYQALAGVVTGLTLYNGAVIAEIIRAGVNSLPRGQVEAAASLGLRWGPTMRHIQLPQAITSMLPVLISQMVVILKDTAIGYQITFLEVVRQTTNLGSTYRNYLPALIVVALLLIAINFALSSFATRLEQRLRRSARGTAPLDAEAVEQEGAPGAQVLHTQRD
- the pspM gene encoding phage shock envelope stress response protein PspM, with the protein product MATNTGRPEVWKSLVQRGIDTAADLSGALTEKLSAAADPRAKLLRKRRWALRFAVFFTLSSGFWVLVTALLASWSTPVWGLIITGAIAAGAAFPATLFWLRYRWLRTEPLPAERPVSGRRLPPWGSAARQPMAALMASERGMFSLLGVLERGRMLPDDELRELTAVANHTARTMAATATEVVSMERAISNAPQSRQHLVPTINAFTAQLGQGVRQYNEMVTAAAQLVSTVNSGQGAASPLSQQRYRNELTGATDRLVGWAQAFDELGQLRRA